The sequence AGGCAGGTGGGCCGGCGGCTTTGGGATGATGTGGGAGAGGTGAGCCGCCAGGACCTGGGCCGGCCTCGGAGGCCTGAGACACCGCGACCGACCCCAGGGGATCGTGCCGTAGTGCGACCTCCCGAGGAAGTGTCGCCTTGGGCGCTTTTCCCGGCCCGGGAGGTGAGCCCCGCGGGGCTCTCCCGCCTCCCCGGCGGCTGCCCCCCGCCATTCCCGGGGTCGGCGCTTCCTctagccccgccccgcccccgccccggatTCGGCGAGCCTGCGGCGCCGCAGCCCCCGCTAGCGGGCGGGAGATGCCCGGcggcagccctgggaggggccTCGCCGCCTAGTGACCGCGGGCCTGTCTGCGCCGCGGGGCCCTACGTCTCCGCCCGCGTCCGCCGCGGGGTCACACCTGCCGGGACCCAGGGCCCGTCCCCCGCGCGCGGGCGCGCCCTCGGAGGGAAGGGAGTTAGGGCGGTAAggatggagaaggggaagaagaaggggaaggagccggagaaagagaaaattcgggaaaaaggaaaggaggagaaaaagaaggaggtggagaaggagaaagtgaagggaaaagaaaaggaaagggggagagacaaagggaagggggagaaaagtaacggtaaagaggaggaaaagaggaaagagcgGGAGACGGTGAAAGAGAAGGAGCATCCTAAGGGGACAACAGAGGAGACCGAGAAGGACAACGGCGCCTTGGCGAGGCCCCCGCTGGAGCCGCCGGTAAGGGACCGGCGCCGGCCGCGCGGGAGGGAAGCGGTGTCCCCGGAGGATGGCAGCGGCGGTGCCCGGCCAGCTCGGCCAGCTCGGCGGGACCCGCGCCAGCGCCTTCCCCggccccccgccctgccctcaccccgcgccccccgcccgccccgaggCGCCCCCCGCAGCCCGAGGCGCACGCCTGCTCGGTCTGAGCCCCTTCCCGACACTGCGTCCCGGGGCACGACCGGCAGGGTTCCGGGGTTCGTGCGCTGTGTTTTGGGGCCGGACCTCCTCCGGGGTCACTGCTTCCATTGTTTATCGGACCAGCAGCGCCCAGAGGAGTGGTCGCCAGGTTATAGCGGAGACGCCTCGGAAACCAGGCCCCGCGATCACAAAAAGATACCTATTGTACTACTTACACGAGGTGCCCAGAGCGGTCAGAATCGCGTGGAGTAGAACTGGTGGTTGCTGGaggctgagggtggggtgggggtggggagaatgggGGAATTAGTGACTACAGAGTTTCTTACAAGATGAAAAGTCGTGGAGAtggatgggggtggtggttgCACAGCGTTGTGAATGTATCtaataccactgaattgtatgcttAATAATGagtaagatagtaaattttatactatgtgtattttaccagAGTTAAAAAATTGAGGGGGTGAaggataaaaagggaaaaaacggACATTGTTTGGATCAACTTAATAGGCTTCTTGCTCCTGGTGTTCCTGAGCTCACAGCTGCTTTCAGGTTCTAAACAATTTGAATTATTAACTCCTATTTGATCTCTGATAAAACACAGATTATTATAGATCCAGGTATCATTAAAAGAATGACTTTTGACAGGGAACATTGGTGTTCAAAATCACAAATTGTGTCAGGACTTTTGGCTTAACCATAATCCTAGTTTTTCTTAAGAgatgagaaaatgtattttagcCTGCGTGttgctaaaaaaattaagtaaaatgacaAACATCAGTGACTGTGGAATTTCTATATAGGCTAGAGTAGGGACAGCCATGTGGTTGGAAAGAGTAAGGAACGGTTTTTACTCATATTTCATAGGATCTTAGATACCATTATTTTATTACCACTGAGAAAAAAACAGGCTGCCAATCAAACTATGACatacttgggtagctcagtcggttaagcatctgactcttaattttggcttgggtcatgatctcaggattctgagatcaagtccacctggggctcccagctcaaggggagtctgcttgagattctctctccctctccctctgccactccctccacCCTTGCTCTCACAAGtgcattgtctctctctctctctctctctctctctctcaaaaatgacGCACCATGAATTGTAAAATCCtcatttcagagatgttaaaataggGGGAGGAGTGCATCTTGGAGTTGATGAAATATGTTGGGGTAGCCTTGAGTGGAGCCATTGGTGGAGACAGTAAGGAGGGGATAAGACGTGGACCTTACAGCCATTTTAAGTCATTCTATGAAGTATTCTCTGTCCATCAAGTTACTCTTCCTCACCATCACACTCCCAGAAGGACACTATAACATCTAGATGCAGATGGGAGGACATGGGGATGGAGATAGGAAATAACTATAGAACTACCATTTGGTTTAAGAGGCATTAAGAACTCCCAAAACAAACATGTACTTTTTCTAATTCTGTTATTCATGAAACAGTTTTCATAAATCACATTCTCTATATAAGACCCTATTAGACCAGACCTTCAAACGTCTTACTTTCACAtagatcttcttttcttttcttttttttttttttttttaagattttatttgtttattcatagagacacagctagagaaagagaggcagagacccaggcagagggagaagcaggcaccatgcagggagcctgatgtgggactccatcccaggtctccaggatcacgccctgggctgcaggtggtgctaaaccactgcaccaccagggctgcgctagatcttattttcaaaaaaagaaaatgtgggacagtgaaaaaaaattcattttttgccAGAAACCCAGTCTAAGTCTCATGTCAGCATTTAGTGTTCAAGTATAAATGTAAATGATTATTGTTATTTCTAAACCAATGTCGAAGACAATTGTGTTTTGTGCATGAGAAACATCTTCAATAGGCAGTTTGGGaagtagaattcttttttaaaagattttatttattcattcatgagatacacagagagagaggcagagacataagcagagggagaagcaggtttcccatggggagcccgatgtgggacttgatacagggactctgggatcacaatccaagccaaaggcagacgctcaacaactaagccacccaggttcccggGCAGTAGAATTTAATTCCTGTGGCAAACCTGACTAATGTATTGTTGGTCATTTGTTACTGTTCATATTAAATTTTGCACACTAAAAGCCACCTTTCTGAGTACTCTGAACTTTTCATACCAGCCCAGCTTTCTTGTCTCTCAATCACCTGTCATAAAAATTTCTAGTTCTAGTATGTTGATGGAatgcttctttttaaagcttATGTCAAGTTCAACAGATTTAACATCAGGTTCTAAAATAAGTGTTCATTTGTGATTGGAACCGATTTAACAATTTCTGTAACCTTAGCCCTTTTCATTTAATcatgatatttatattaaaaaatatacaagggGAATCTTGCCCTAAAATCTTTTAATCTAGTTAGTGATCTAATTggcaaaagaaaacagatcaataATATGAGACCTTAGATGCTTACATGCTGAATGGCATAGTTAGTACTTGAACCTTAGAAGTCCCAAGATcccaaacaaaaaactaaattctGGTGCAATCCCCAGTGGATATAAACTCAAGAAGCAAAGTGAAGTCTGAAAATTGATCCTGTAATCTATGGTACCTcctatgacatatatatatagactatatataaAGCCTATATTTGACTGATTATCACCTCTCTAGTTGGAGGATGGAGGGGTGCGGTATGATTAATACCACATAACTAATGGTTGATTATAAAATACAAACTGGAtctattaagttttttttaagtgagctctatgcccaatgtggggcttgaactcatgaccccaaaagcaagagtcccatgctctactaactgagctagccaggtgcccctagacatgTTAAATATCTCATGAAGTTTTGCTCTGGTTTTGTGAAGTTTTGCTCTGGTTTACAATTCCACAATTATTATTGTGTCCTAACACAGGCAAGCCCACTGCCAGGAGCCAGAAGCCAGGAAAACAAGGCCCTGGTTGCATAGGTTTATtgatttgccttttgttttcacAGGAGAAGAATAAGCAGATCCTTGTGTTGGGCCTGGATGGAGCAGGAAAGACCAGTGTTCTCCACTCTCTAGCTTTAAACAGAGTCCAGCACAGTGTGGCACCCACCCAAGGTTTCAACGCAGTATGCATTAACACTGAAGATAGCCAAATGGAGTTCCTGGAGAGTAAGCCCTCCTTCTCATTAGTAACAGGAGAGGGGCTCATCTTGTTATACCATAATGCAGAAATACTATTAGCAACATTGCACCCTTATGACAAAGTGACACTGAGTCAGGTTTCCCTACACTTTTGAATGCATATATAGTTTAATAGAGCAGTGTGGAGGAAATAACCCTCTAttcttatttcctcctttttacaGTGCTGGCATAAAAGGGAGCTAGCTGCAAGAAAGGCTGTAAGCACTCCCACCTATAATAGCCTCTCTCTTCCCTTACTACCTCCAATAAACATTCAATCTAAGTAAATACagcatatttctataaataagcCCCAAACCTCTTTTTGTAACCAGAGGGCAGCCCAGACGTCTCTACACTAAAGTAATTCTGGAGTTGTCATCTTTCTAAATACTGCTCTTCCCCAAAGTTGCATTAGATTCTGTTCTCTTTACACTCTCTCCTTGGATGATTTTATCGATCCTTATTGGCCTTAAATACCATCAATATGCTAATGACTTCCAAATTTATCTGTCCAGCCAAATATCAGCTGACATCTTCATCTGGGTATCTAATTGGCCTCTCAAACCTAAAATActcaaaatgtttcatttatctcCATATCTGTTCCTTTCCCTATAATCTACTGGTCAGTAAAGGGCTCCTCATGTTACTCAAGCCAGAAAACTATGAGTCacccttgatttcttcttttgcacCCCCACCTCCACTACACAAACAAAACACTATGAATTTTTCTACCTCTAAAACAAATCTTAGATTCAttaattatattcttatataCTGTACCTATTTGAGTTAAAACCTATACCATCTCTCACTTAGATTACTGcaatcacctttttatttttgctttcatccaattaaaaaaagaaaatatgggcaGATAATTTGGTAAATGTGTAGGCAAATCTTTCAGCTAACAACATTATTAGGAATAGAGGTTTTAATTTGTTCAGAAGAtgtagaataaataataattttaaccaAATAGCTAAGAAAATagtctcaaaatataaaaagtgaaaagaaaagaaggaaggaatgaaggaatgaaaagaaaggaagaatccAGCTTGGGGAAACAAATGGACATATCTACCATTGGAGTGAGAGATTTCAACATATTGTCAATTATTAATagaatcaaagaggaaaaaaatcagcaaagataCACAGAATCTGAACAAAAGCAACAAGTTTCACCCAGTGGACAATATAAGATTACCCTCTTAGACAATTTTAGTTACATCCCAAAGCTAAAATACATGTGTTCTCAAATACTCATGGAACACTTACCAAAAATGACCACCTAGTGGACCATACACCAAGTCTTCAATTTTTTAGAGAAGGGGCATCATACAAACCATGTTGTTTGACTACATTGTAGTTAAGTTAGAAGTTAATAACAAAAAGGTAAAAACCCCTATATGAGTGAAATGTCATGTGTCACAAAAAAAATGAggaacaactcaaatgttcattcatccttaaactaaatatattaaaactatatgACTTAGATTATacaacattcttttaaaaagttaataacaCAAAATACTTTTTAGGGAATTAGCCTAGTTCtgtaaaaaggaaacaaaggacaGGCAAATCAAGACCCTTTCCTGgtagtattttaaatgttttgtttaaattcctaAAATAGTGGTCttgaaaattttctgtaaagggttAGGTAGCACTAATTTAGGCTTTGGGGACCACATGGTCTCTATGCAACTACTAAACTCTGTTGTAATATGGAAGTGGCCATAGACAATATGCGAACAAGTCCATATGTCTgtgttctgataaaactttatgTTGTAGACACTGAAATCCAAATGCAATATGATGTTCACATGCCATGgaatttactctttcttttttccctgaaaaatccATTCTTTGTCCATGGGCTACAAAAACAGGCAGCGGGCCAGATTTAGACTGTGGGCCATGGGTTACCAACCTCTGgtctaggagaaaaataaaaactcagttcATTGTGTATATGTTATTATCATTGCCAGTAAGTTTCTTCTGGGAAGaatcagcaaaatgaaataacctaaaggcatttttttctgaGGCAAGTATTCCTTAATGCCTACAGGATCATATTAACTCTTAGTGCAATGTTAACAGGATAAATTAGTTCTGGGATTTTGACAAAGGAAA comes from Canis lupus familiaris isolate Mischka breed German Shepherd chromosome 13, alternate assembly UU_Cfam_GSD_1.0, whole genome shotgun sequence and encodes:
- the ARL9 gene encoding ADP-ribosylation factor-like protein 9 isoform X1, giving the protein MEKGKKKGKEPEKEKIREKGKEEKKKEVEKEKVKGKEKERGRDKGKGEKSNGKEEEKRKERETVKEKEHPKGTTEETEKDNGALARPPLEPPEKNKQILVLGLDGAGKTSVLHSLALNRVQHSVAPTQGFNAVCINTEDSQMEFLEIGGSEPFRSYWEMYLSRGLLLIFVVDSADHNRLPEAKKHLHQLIGTNPILPLVVFANKQDLEAAYRITDIHEALALSEVGNDRKMFLFGTQVTENGSEIPSVMQDAKDLIAHLAADMQ